A region of Candidatus Cloacimonadota bacterium DNA encodes the following proteins:
- the purH gene encoding bifunctional phosphoribosylaminoimidazolecarboxamide formyltransferase/IMP cyclohydrolase, producing MKKRAVISVSDKTGIVDFARKLVNLDFEIISTGGTYKELQENGIPVIKVSDVTGFPEIMNGRVKTLHPAIHGGILADKHNPEHLKALQEHNIQPIVLVVVNLYPFRKTISNPDVTEAEAIEQIDIGGPTMVRAAGKNFGSITIVVDQNDYDIIINELKNKGEVDLETRRNLAKKAFQHTAEYDSYISNYFSKICNEELPTHLSISLPLHQILRYGENPHQIAGFYEDDPLIHQLHGKELSFNNLQDIDAALKTMMEFEDKATIGIFKHCNPCGIGTADTLKEAYEKAFATDTQSPFGGILIANRPLDIDAALEINKIFTEIIIAPEFPDEVLERLKKKKNRRLITFDANLLQSLKRNNNIRSCMNGLLLQKEDISCDDEKAWQVVTDRKPSETEWEKLRFAWKIVNHLKSNAIAICRDDRTIGLGMGQPSRIDSTEIALWKAKKFGLSVQDCALGSDAFFPFRDTIDTVAEEGISCIIQPGGSVRDEEVIQACNEHGITMVFTSMRHFRH from the coding sequence ATGAAAAAAAGAGCAGTCATAAGCGTATCGGATAAAACGGGCATTGTTGACTTTGCACGGAAACTTGTGAACCTGGATTTTGAAATAATCTCAACCGGCGGGACATATAAAGAGTTGCAAGAAAACGGGATCCCTGTAATAAAAGTATCAGACGTAACGGGATTCCCAGAAATAATGAACGGACGTGTAAAGACACTCCATCCTGCAATCCATGGAGGAATCCTTGCTGATAAGCATAATCCCGAACACTTGAAAGCATTGCAGGAACACAATATCCAACCAATTGTTCTCGTCGTTGTGAATCTCTACCCGTTCAGGAAAACCATTTCAAATCCAGATGTAACCGAAGCAGAAGCAATCGAGCAGATAGATATCGGAGGTCCCACAATGGTTCGTGCTGCTGGAAAGAATTTTGGTAGTATAACTATTGTTGTCGATCAAAATGATTATGATATCATTATTAATGAATTGAAAAACAAGGGAGAAGTTGATCTCGAAACACGAAGGAATCTAGCAAAAAAAGCATTCCAGCATACTGCTGAATATGATAGCTATATTTCAAATTATTTTTCGAAAATATGTAATGAAGAACTTCCAACACATCTTTCCATCTCGCTCCCTTTACACCAGATACTTCGCTATGGTGAGAATCCTCATCAAATAGCTGGTTTTTATGAAGACGATCCGCTCATTCATCAGCTTCATGGGAAAGAATTATCATTTAATAATCTCCAGGATATCGATGCGGCACTTAAAACGATGATGGAGTTCGAAGATAAGGCGACGATCGGTATCTTCAAACATTGCAACCCATGCGGAATCGGTACTGCGGATACGCTGAAAGAAGCATATGAAAAAGCATTCGCAACTGATACGCAATCACCCTTTGGCGGGATCTTAATCGCAAATCGTCCTCTCGATATAGATGCCGCATTAGAGATAAATAAAATTTTCACCGAAATAATCATTGCTCCTGAATTCCCAGATGAAGTGCTGGAGCGATTGAAAAAGAAGAAAAATCGGAGACTCATTACCTTTGATGCGAACTTATTACAATCTCTAAAAAGAAATAATAATATCAGATCATGTATGAATGGTTTACTTCTTCAAAAAGAGGATATTTCATGTGATGATGAAAAAGCATGGCAAGTCGTCACAGATCGAAAGCCATCTGAAACAGAATGGGAAAAACTAAGATTTGCATGGAAAATAGTGAATCATTTGAAATCAAATGCGATTGCGATCTGCAGAGACGATAGAACGATCGGACTTGGCATGGGACAACCCAGCAGAATAGATTCCACAGAGATCGCACTTTGGAAAGCAAAGAAGTTTGGTTTGAGTGTTCAGGATTGTGCACTCGGTTCGGATGCATTCTTTCCATTCCGCGATACAATAGATACAGTTGCAGAGGAAGGTATTTCATGCATCATCCAGCCCGGTGGTTCGGTTCGGGATGAAGAAGTGATACAGGCATGTAATGAACACGGAATCACGATGGTATTTACGAGTATGAGGCATTTCAGACATTAA
- the lepA gene encoding elongation factor 4, with translation MTRDNIRNFCIIAHIDHGKSTLADRFLELTHTVEKHTVDQILDDMDLERERGITIKAHPVRMKYELNGKKYILNLIDTPGHVDFSYEVSRSIASCEGAILLVDATQGIEAQTLSNLYIGLDYNLEIIPVINKIDLPAANVERRKHELANLLGIFDEEVLATSAKEGTGVEEILKEVIEKVPPPSSDIPETRALIFDSQYNQYRGVIIHIRMFDGCLKKGDEILLHSTNKKYEIEDIGYFSFQMEHCNKLEFGEVGYIIAGIKGVRDAKVGDTITLSKNPARQALPGFKNPKPMVFSGIYPLDGDDYNSLRDALAKFQLNDTSLVYEPENSAILGFGFRCGFLGMLHLEIFKERINREYDIPIISTTPSVEFKVVLTNGKEVLIDNPSQMPDEATIHYIEEPIMSCEILVPSEYIGNIMQLAQERRGIQKDLEYLDEDRVSIKYEFPLIEILFDFYDKLKSVSRGYASFDYEYKEHRRSDVVKVDILVNGDRVDSMSFITHADKAYLWGKSITEELSNIIPRHLFKIAIQASIGSKIIARSTINALRKNVTAKCYGGDITRKRKLLEKQKKGKKRMKEIGQVSIPQEAFLAVLKADRS, from the coding sequence TATCAAAGCTCATCCGGTAAGGATGAAATATGAACTGAATGGCAAAAAATATATCCTTAACCTGATAGACACACCGGGGCATGTTGATTTTTCCTATGAAGTATCGCGAAGTATTGCATCCTGTGAAGGTGCGATCCTGCTCGTTGATGCAACACAGGGGATCGAAGCACAGACACTGAGCAACCTTTATATTGGACTAGATTACAATCTGGAAATTATTCCTGTCATCAATAAAATCGATCTTCCAGCTGCAAATGTAGAAAGACGCAAACATGAGCTTGCTAACCTTCTTGGTATATTCGATGAAGAAGTACTTGCAACGAGTGCAAAAGAAGGAACAGGTGTGGAAGAAATCCTTAAAGAAGTCATTGAAAAAGTACCCCCACCATCCTCCGACATTCCAGAAACACGAGCGCTCATTTTTGACTCACAATACAACCAGTATCGCGGTGTAATCATTCATATACGTATGTTCGATGGTTGTCTGAAGAAAGGTGATGAAATTTTACTTCACTCAACGAACAAAAAATATGAGATTGAAGATATCGGATATTTTTCTTTTCAGATGGAGCATTGTAACAAGCTGGAATTCGGGGAAGTTGGATATATCATTGCTGGTATTAAGGGTGTCCGCGATGCGAAAGTCGGAGACACGATCACGCTGTCAAAAAATCCAGCAAGACAAGCACTGCCTGGATTTAAAAATCCCAAACCGATGGTCTTCAGCGGAATCTATCCTCTGGATGGAGATGATTATAATAGTCTCAGAGATGCTCTGGCGAAGTTCCAATTGAACGATACATCTCTTGTATATGAACCTGAGAATTCTGCAATACTCGGATTCGGTTTTCGGTGCGGTTTCCTCGGTATGCTGCACCTTGAAATTTTTAAAGAACGCATTAATAGAGAATATGACATTCCTATTATCTCAACCACTCCAAGTGTTGAATTCAAGGTTGTGCTCACTAACGGGAAAGAAGTTCTCATCGATAATCCTTCACAGATGCCTGATGAAGCCACGATTCATTATATTGAAGAACCGATCATGAGTTGTGAGATCCTTGTTCCAAGCGAGTATATCGGCAACATCATGCAGCTTGCGCAGGAACGAAGGGGAATCCAGAAAGATTTGGAATATCTCGATGAGGATAGGGTCAGTATTAAATATGAATTCCCGCTTATTGAAATCCTTTTCGATTTTTATGATAAACTGAAATCTGTCAGCCGAGGATATGCTTCCTTTGATTATGAATATAAAGAACACAGGCGTTCTGATGTGGTAAAGGTAGATATTTTAGTTAATGGAGATCGGGTCGATTCGATGTCCTTTATAACCCACGCTGATAAAGCATATTTGTGGGGAAAGAGTATAACAGAAGAGTTATCGAATATAATTCCAAGGCATCTATTTAAGATTGCCATTCAAGCATCGATCGGGAGTAAAATCATCGCACGAAGTACGATCAATGCGCTTCGAAAAAATGTTACAGCAAAATGTTATGGAGGGGATATTACAAGAAAAAGAAAATTACTGGAAAAGCAAAAGAAGGGGAAAAAGAGGATGAAAGAGATCGGTCAGGTCAGCATTCCGCAGGAAGCATTCCTAGCTGTGCTGAAAGCGGATCGTAGCTAA
- a CDS encoding phosphopentomutase codes for MRIFLIVLDGVGVGALPDAASYHDEGSNTLSNLSKKVHGINLPNLQQLGLGNITPIEGVPPEKNCIGNFGKAIEVSAGKDSTTGHWEIMGVVNEYPFPTYPNGFPDEVIDAFIERTGCKGVLGNKAASGTEIINELGEEHLKTHYPIIYTSADSIFQIAAHEDILPLDELYKMCEIARNKILVGKHRVGRIIARPFIGKKNGSFERTGHRKDFSVDPPSETILDILKKEGFSVAGVGKIEDLFNFHGLTKSIHTPHNQEAMDMILSFSNSIENGIIFANLPDFDTMWGHRNNDRDFAKGLETFDRWLPLLYDTLSEKDIVILTADHGCDPTTKSTDHSREYIPIIVYGKGITHSKDLGIRKTFADIGATIADIFQIPNTGKGTSFWNEIK; via the coding sequence ATGAGGATCTTCCTGATCGTTTTGGATGGAGTTGGTGTTGGTGCATTACCGGACGCTGCATCCTATCACGATGAAGGAAGCAATACCTTATCCAATCTTTCCAAAAAAGTACATGGCATCAACCTGCCAAACCTGCAACAATTAGGTTTAGGAAATATTACACCCATCGAGGGCGTACCTCCAGAAAAAAATTGCATTGGAAATTTCGGCAAAGCGATTGAAGTCTCAGCAGGTAAAGACAGCACAACAGGGCATTGGGAGATCATGGGAGTCGTTAACGAATATCCCTTTCCTACATATCCGAATGGGTTTCCCGATGAAGTTATCGATGCATTTATAGAAAGAACTGGTTGCAAAGGTGTACTTGGCAACAAAGCTGCATCAGGTACAGAGATCATAAACGAACTTGGAGAAGAGCATCTGAAAACCCACTATCCGATTATCTATACCTCTGCCGACAGCATATTCCAAATCGCAGCTCATGAAGATATACTTCCATTGGATGAATTATATAAAATGTGTGAGATTGCTCGTAATAAAATTCTTGTCGGTAAGCATAGAGTCGGTAGGATAATTGCACGACCTTTCATTGGAAAGAAAAATGGTTCATTCGAAAGAACGGGACATCGCAAAGATTTTTCTGTTGATCCACCTTCAGAAACGATCCTGGATATCCTAAAAAAGGAAGGATTTTCAGTCGCCGGAGTTGGAAAGATCGAAGACCTTTTTAACTTCCATGGTCTCACAAAATCGATACACACACCCCATAATCAAGAAGCAATGGACATGATCCTGTCATTCTCAAATTCAATTGAAAATGGTATTATCTTTGCAAACCTTCCGGATTTTGATACAATGTGGGGGCACAGGAATAATGATAGGGATTTTGCCAAAGGTCTCGAAACGTTCGATCGTTGGCTTCCACTGTTATATGATACTTTGAGCGAGAAAGACATCGTGATCCTAACTGCAGACCATGGTTGTGATCCGACAACAAAAAGCACAGATCACTCAAGAGAATATATTCCGATTATTGTGTATGGAAAAGGAATCACACACAGCAAAGACCTCGGTATTCGAAAAACTTTTGCCGATATCGGTGCTACAATTGCTGATATATTCCAGATACCAAATACCGGAAAAGGAACGAGTTTCTGGAATGAAATCAAATGA
- a CDS encoding aminotransferase class V-fold PLP-dependent enzyme, producing the protein MNIEKQINNLEWLRKSIIGRNVPFETPFGTKPLVYADYTASGRGIDFIEDYVKYILQFYANTHTEDDLTGKTMSDLLHKAEATIKNMVHAGEHGKVIFTGTGATGGITRLQQILGVYWSPATREKVHEFLNSCIDHQKENHAQCHERLLQYIEQHKPIVFVGPYEHHSNEIMWRQTLCEVVEIPLDAKGELNLHALEEQVSDPKYKDRTKIGSFSAASNVTGIRTPVYDVARILHENDALACFDFAACAPYIEIDMNHDENSFFDAIFFSPHKFLGGPASSGILVINERIYRNDLPPTIAAGGTVRYVTKDKECYIEDIETREKPGTPGILQAIRSSMVMILKDKVGTDTIDSIEEYYTRKFFDKFGKNENIVIYGPDDPKKKLGIIAFNIRHKDRRLHPKFVTQLLNDLFGIQTRAGCSCAGPYGHQLLHVDDLHAKMYRCMSGIIKYEGLKPGWVRFNAHYSLSEPEFQYILDAIQFVVDHGYMFLSLYEFDIKSGSWSHIDRDFKNFELDFSYDAIKEKKQVFRPDINEGVGFQNNLKQADDIAKKLKEDSIETRYITMDDDIERGMTFYVINMKQKK; encoded by the coding sequence ATGAATATCGAAAAACAAATCAACAACCTGGAATGGCTGAGAAAAAGCATCATTGGTAGAAATGTGCCTTTTGAAACTCCCTTTGGAACAAAGCCGCTGGTCTATGCAGACTACACTGCAAGTGGTCGCGGAATTGATTTCATCGAAGATTATGTGAAATACATTCTGCAATTCTATGCCAATACTCATACGGAAGATGACCTCACGGGTAAAACCATGTCGGATTTGCTTCATAAAGCAGAAGCAACAATTAAAAATATGGTTCACGCTGGTGAACATGGAAAGGTTATCTTTACTGGAACCGGTGCAACAGGCGGCATTACTCGACTTCAGCAAATTCTCGGTGTTTACTGGTCACCGGCAACAAGGGAAAAAGTACATGAGTTCCTCAATAGCTGTATAGACCATCAAAAAGAGAACCATGCACAATGCCATGAACGACTTCTTCAATATATTGAACAACATAAACCGATCGTTTTTGTGGGGCCATACGAGCATCATTCAAATGAGATCATGTGGCGGCAGACGCTGTGCGAAGTAGTGGAAATACCTCTCGATGCAAAAGGAGAGCTTAATCTGCATGCCCTCGAAGAACAGGTTTCTGATCCAAAGTATAAAGACAGAACAAAAATCGGTTCATTCTCTGCAGCATCAAATGTGACTGGCATACGAACTCCAGTGTATGACGTCGCCAGAATCCTTCATGAAAATGATGCGCTTGCCTGTTTTGATTTTGCAGCATGCGCACCCTATATCGAAATCGATATGAATCATGATGAAAACAGCTTCTTTGATGCGATCTTCTTTTCACCGCATAAATTTCTCGGTGGACCTGCTTCATCCGGTATCTTGGTCATCAATGAGAGGATTTACCGGAACGACCTCCCCCCAACCATTGCTGCTGGAGGAACCGTTCGATATGTAACCAAGGATAAAGAATGCTACATCGAGGATATTGAGACTCGTGAAAAACCGGGAACTCCGGGAATTCTTCAGGCAATTCGTTCGTCTATGGTCATGATTCTGAAGGACAAAGTTGGCACAGATACTATCGATTCAATCGAAGAGTACTATACAAGAAAGTTTTTTGATAAATTTGGAAAGAATGAAAATATCGTGATATATGGTCCAGATGATCCGAAGAAGAAACTTGGTATTATTGCATTTAATATCAGGCATAAAGATCGACGACTTCATCCTAAATTTGTCACGCAGCTTCTTAACGATCTTTTCGGCATTCAGACACGAGCAGGCTGCTCCTGTGCAGGACCCTACGGACATCAACTGCTTCATGTCGATGACTTGCATGCAAAGATGTATCGATGTATGAGCGGCATCATCAAATATGAAGGTCTGAAACCCGGCTGGGTACGATTCAATGCTCATTACTCATTGTCAGAACCTGAGTTTCAGTATATCCTCGATGCGATTCAGTTTGTGGTCGATCATGGATATATGTTTCTTTCTTTGTACGAATTCGACATCAAATCCGGAAGCTGGTCACACATCGATCGTGATTTTAAGAATTTTGAATTAGATTTCAGTTACGATGCAATAAAAGAGAAAAAGCAGGTTTTCAGACCAGATATAAACGAAGGGGTAGGATTTCAGAATAATCTGAAACAAGCGGATGATATTGCTAAAAAATTAAAGGAAGATTCAATTGAGACGAGATACATTACTATGGATGACGACATTGAACGGGGCATGACATTTTATGTGATCAATATGAAACAAAAGAAGTAA
- a CDS encoding peptidylprolyl isomerase gives MKHVAIVNNYKIYESDYKAELFQLMQEQHAKNANQQLKETAINNLIDACLLMEESNKCDIHVDERSVHFQFQEIQSNYACHEDFIKDLAESHISVDKLLENIGNGLRIKEFLKREFLEASDIEPERIQEYYDTHKEQLQYPERARICHILISNKDPHAFRKLEEVSQKLFQKEDFCELAMMYSECPSAKKNGDLGFVRRGDLVEELENAIFSLDKEQIAGPIATEFGFHFVKLIEKEEPRIPSYNDIKDSLKKQLEKITGELELLQFIRKLRSKATIEIFYDML, from the coding sequence ATGAAGCATGTTGCTATAGTTAATAATTATAAAATTTATGAGAGTGATTACAAAGCTGAATTATTTCAGCTTATGCAGGAACAGCATGCAAAAAATGCAAATCAGCAGTTAAAGGAAACAGCGATAAACAATCTCATCGATGCATGTCTTCTCATGGAGGAATCCAATAAATGTGATATCCATGTAGATGAAAGATCAGTACATTTTCAATTTCAGGAAATCCAAAGTAACTATGCTTGTCATGAGGATTTTATTAAAGATCTTGCAGAATCCCATATATCGGTCGATAAGCTTCTGGAAAATATCGGTAATGGACTTCGTATCAAAGAATTTCTCAAGCGTGAATTTCTTGAAGCTTCAGATATTGAACCTGAACGAATACAGGAATATTATGATACCCATAAAGAGCAGCTTCAATATCCAGAACGAGCCAGGATCTGTCATATCCTGATCAGTAATAAAGATCCCCATGCATTTAGAAAGCTTGAAGAAGTAAGTCAGAAATTATTTCAAAAAGAAGATTTTTGCGAACTTGCTATGATGTACTCGGAATGTCCAAGTGCCAAGAAGAATGGCGACCTTGGCTTTGTGAGACGTGGTGATCTTGTCGAAGAACTTGAAAATGCAATATTCTCGCTCGATAAAGAACAAATCGCAGGTCCGATAGCTACTGAATTTGGTTTTCATTTTGTTAAGTTGATAGAAAAAGAAGAACCACGCATCCCATCATATAATGACATAAAAGACTCGCTGAAGAAACAACTCGAAAAGATAACCGGTGAATTGGAATTATTGCAGTTTATCAGGAAGCTAAGAAGTAAAGCAACAATAGAAATTTTTTACGATATGTTATGA
- a CDS encoding PEGA domain-containing protein codes for MRKYFFLLLSLLVLTSCLFEYTEDGDLDKEQEQIKQVFVDIFNEFTMFDVDGIMEYFSNDFLNDGVDYFEERNLWYDRLGASVEILSYASIQIDGELAYVAFTIEWDGVEYSIPLDGEFTDLVYFKKFREGWKVYGNQQEFSNTYSINIMTNPSGANLYLNGIKLDHTSPYSLHDLSMGSYIVGMYLKGYNEVWENIYLSADTSMYVYLELPTYPMPEFFIDNPQNGDIINGDSFFLSGFVNDYLGNYTILNMNGAEQTVEIDEFGNFHEYINVYDETNTFFLRATNSFGNTGISDDLTVFQADDDRTLTISVTWDTDNTDVDLHVWDSEGNHCYYGDLYAIPNGSLVTDDDGYGPEIFEQQPLTYGTFTIEAHLFDGYDYLNPTSAEVEITLGDSTYYYGPFIFTGDGYDDGAWWYVEDFDVE; via the coding sequence ATGAGGAAATATTTTTTTCTATTACTGTCACTCCTTGTTCTCACTTCATGTTTGTTCGAATATACTGAGGATGGAGATCTTGATAAGGAGCAGGAGCAGATCAAACAGGTTTTTGTTGATATTTTCAATGAATTCACTATGTTTGATGTGGACGGGATTATGGAGTACTTTAGCAATGATTTTCTGAATGACGGTGTGGATTATTTCGAGGAACGAAATCTCTGGTATGATCGTCTTGGAGCTTCCGTTGAAATTCTATCATACGCAAGCATTCAGATAGATGGAGAACTAGCTTATGTAGCCTTTACAATTGAATGGGATGGCGTTGAGTATTCAATTCCGCTTGATGGCGAATTTACCGATCTTGTCTATTTTAAAAAATTCAGAGAAGGTTGGAAAGTATATGGCAATCAACAGGAGTTCAGCAACACCTATTCGATCAACATAATGACCAATCCAAGCGGGGCTAACCTTTACTTGAACGGGATCAAATTGGATCATACATCTCCCTATTCGCTTCATGACCTTTCCATGGGAAGCTATATCGTTGGAATGTATTTAAAGGGTTATAACGAGGTATGGGAAAATATTTACCTATCTGCTGATACATCCATGTATGTCTATCTGGAATTGCCAACATATCCAATGCCTGAATTCTTTATTGATAATCCTCAAAATGGTGATATCATCAATGGAGATTCGTTCTTCTTGTCCGGATTCGTGAATGATTATCTTGGAAATTACACCATACTCAACATGAATGGCGCAGAACAAACCGTAGAGATCGATGAGTTTGGTAACTTTCATGAATATATTAATGTTTATGATGAGACAAATACCTTCTTCCTTCGTGCAACAAACTCATTTGGTAATACAGGCATATCTGATGATTTAACCGTGTTTCAAGCAGACGATGACCGGACTCTTACGATTTCAGTTACATGGGATACAGATAATACAGATGTAGATCTTCATGTCTGGGATTCTGAGGGTAATCATTGTTATTATGGTGATCTGTATGCAATACCAAATGGTTCGCTAGTAACTGATGATGATGGGTATGGTCCCGAAATTTTCGAACAGCAACCATTAACATATGGTACTTTTACCATAGAAGCACATCTCTTTGATGGCTACGACTATCTCAATCCGACCAGTGCAGAAGTTGAGATAACGCTTGGTGATTCAACCTATTATTACGGTCCCTTTATATTCACTGGAGATGGATATGATGATGGTGCTTGGTGGTATGTCGAAGATTTTGATGTAGAGTAA
- a CDS encoding CRTAC1 family protein, which yields MKQTIILISISLLIACSGAIPYKNTNKKDWNGLKQVDELIQEHQFNQAKKVLEKYIKNNPSHMDGYEKLFFLYRVAQTPQDEIIRDQQKYLSKFDEMHVSDSVALQVEYMYLSALDDTTSSALLERIIAEYPYCIVVNEHAQEQVFNYAVMRDDSTRALGLEEFLVTFPNNIWSPLAWRYLLYSYDNLKNEEKLDSVLTIIENKFQNDARMVNTASRYYLDRKENLNEQEIILRTIIDSLDNAEWETSFYFFGDKSKGEQLATYRLTLAELLFEQEKYYEAFDVLTAIPSKDLLAQHYYLMGKIEHQFGRDAQAFDYVLHAVIMGDERNTWTPKADSLLHELYAELSDGGRAFRKFVDVWAKYDGPLFVDVTEEAGLIDCRKTRIAWGDYNNDGYDDILLNGNTLLRNNQDGTFIDVSGEAGISDGNTNGGLWADIDRDGFLDFYATSSSSNREDKLWLNKGDGTFADITSLSDIGDTLQTEGAGWGDINGDLYPDLYIANYEHSGIYDKEPDFLFINNTDSTFSDVTEEQQIVPPFNENQAGRGVNWGDYNNDGYLDIFVSNYRLDKNFLWKNINGEQFINVAHKVGLEGNYVEGWYGHTIGSEWGDFDNDGDMDLICANLAHPRYIKFSDMTQLFVNDLKKSRFYDIRELAGITYDECHSDPSWGDVNGDGYLDLFITSIYPNRRSYLYLNNADRTFTDITYLAGVRTFNSWGAAFSDYDNDGDIDLLVCSSEGIHLFRNDSTPKHWLKVKIVDKNGHTPIVGTRVEVVQNGMKQIRDIEGGKGTTNQHSMVQYFGFPSSGNVSVNVSFLDGTERKLTEQEINQTIIIQY from the coding sequence GAACAATCCTTCTCACATGGATGGGTATGAGAAACTCTTCTTTTTATATCGTGTTGCCCAAACGCCCCAAGACGAAATCATACGAGATCAGCAGAAGTATCTTTCAAAATTTGATGAAATGCACGTATCCGATAGTGTGGCATTGCAGGTTGAATATATGTATTTATCTGCACTGGATGATACAACTTCATCGGCTTTGCTTGAAAGGATAATTGCAGAATATCCATACTGCATAGTAGTAAATGAGCATGCACAGGAGCAGGTCTTTAATTATGCAGTGATGAGAGATGATTCTACTAGAGCACTTGGTTTAGAGGAATTTTTGGTTACTTTTCCGAATAATATTTGGTCTCCGCTTGCCTGGCGGTATCTTCTTTATTCTTATGACAACCTGAAGAATGAGGAGAAACTTGATTCTGTGTTAACAATCATTGAGAATAAATTTCAGAACGATGCCCGGATGGTCAATACTGCTTCACGTTACTATCTGGACAGAAAAGAAAATCTGAATGAGCAAGAGATCATACTACGAACTATTATTGATTCTTTAGATAACGCTGAATGGGAAACGAGTTTTTATTTCTTTGGCGACAAATCCAAGGGTGAACAATTGGCGACATATCGATTGACGCTTGCTGAGTTATTATTTGAACAGGAAAAATATTATGAAGCATTTGATGTACTAACAGCAATTCCATCCAAAGATCTTCTTGCACAGCACTATTATCTTATGGGAAAGATCGAGCATCAGTTCGGAAGAGATGCCCAGGCATTTGATTATGTTCTTCATGCTGTCATCATGGGAGATGAGCGCAACACATGGACACCAAAAGCAGACTCTCTCCTTCATGAACTCTACGCAGAACTTTCTGATGGGGGAAGGGCTTTTCGGAAATTCGTTGACGTATGGGCAAAATATGACGGACCACTCTTTGTGGATGTCACAGAAGAAGCTGGATTAATTGATTGCAGGAAAACACGAATTGCATGGGGTGATTACAATAATGACGGGTATGACGATATCCTTTTGAATGGCAATACTCTTTTAAGAAATAATCAAGATGGTACGTTTATTGATGTCAGCGGAGAAGCAGGTATTTCGGACGGAAATACAAATGGCGGCTTGTGGGCAGACATCGATCGAGATGGCTTTCTCGATTTTTATGCCACTTCATCTTCATCGAATAGGGAAGACAAACTCTGGCTCAATAAAGGAGATGGAACATTTGCTGATATTACATCACTTTCTGACATAGGTGATACTTTGCAAACCGAAGGTGCCGGATGGGGCGACATAAATGGCGACCTGTATCCCGACCTCTATATTGCTAATTATGAACACAGCGGAATCTATGACAAAGAACCGGATTTCCTTTTTATTAATAATACAGACAGCACTTTTTCTGATGTAACAGAAGAACAACAGATTGTTCCACCATTTAATGAAAACCAGGCAGGTAGGGGGGTGAACTGGGGAGATTATAATAATGACGGTTACCTCGATATATTTGTTTCGAATTATCGATTGGATAAGAATTTTCTCTGGAAAAATATCAATGGTGAGCAATTCATCAATGTTGCTCATAAAGTTGGTTTGGAAGGTAACTACGTTGAAGGCTGGTATGGGCATACGATTGGAAGCGAATGGGGCGATTTCGATAATGATGGAGACATGGATTTGATCTGTGCAAACTTGGCACACCCTCGATATATAAAATTTTCTGATATGACCCAGCTCTTTGTGAACGATCTCAAAAAGAGCCGATTTTATGATATACGTGAATTAGCAGGTATTACCTATGACGAATGCCACAGCGATCCCTCGTGGGGAGATGTGAACGGCGACGGCTATCTCGATCTTTTCATTACATCGATCTATCCAAACAGGAGGAGTTACCTTTACCTGAACAATGCCGACAGAACTTTTACTGACATAACCTATCTTGCCGGGGTGAGAACCTTCAACTCTTGGGGAGCAGCATTTTCGGATTATGATAATGACGGAGACATCGACCTGTTGGTATGCAGTAGTGAAGGAATTCATCTGTTCAGAAATGATTCGACACCAAAACATTGGCTCAAAGTTAAGATCGTCGATAAAAACGGGCACACACCTATTGTTGGTACAAGGGTCGAGGTTGTGCAAAATGGTATGAAACAAATCCGCGATATCGAAGGTGGAAAAGGCACCACGAACCAGCACAGCATGGTTCAGTATTTTGGATTTCCATCAAGCGGTAATGTGTCAGTGAATGTATCTTTTCTCGATGGAACTGAACGAAAACTGACGGAGCAAGAAATAAATCAGACAATAATTATACAATACTAA